One window from the genome of Terriglobia bacterium encodes:
- a CDS encoding transposase, whose amino-acid sequence MPLVWQNKKVLFTLLFEAAAATLLEVAADPKHLGAEIGFLSILHTWGQTLQPHPHLHCVVPGGGLS is encoded by the coding sequence GTGCCGCTGGTCTGGCAGAATAAGAAGGTCCTGTTCACCCTCTTATTCGAGGCCGCGGCGGCCACCTTGCTGGAAGTGGCGGCCGATCCCAAACATCTCGGTGCGGAGATCGGATTTCTCAGCATCCTGCACACCTGGGGACAGACCTTGCAGCCGCACCCCCACCTGCACTGCGTCGTGCCGGGAGGAGGACTGTC